A region from the Variovorax sp. RKNM96 genome encodes:
- the tcuA gene encoding FAD-dependent tricarballylate dehydrogenase TcuA produces MIDVLVVGGGNAALCAALMAREAGASVLLLEASPKEWRGGNSQHTRNLRCMHDAPQDVLVDAYPEEEYWQDLLKVTGGLTDEHLARLVIRASSNCRDWMRSHGVHFQPPLSGALHVARTNAFFMGGGKALVNAYFRSAEKLGVQIRYDTPVASVELEGDRFVAVRTEAGERIEAKSCVLASGGFESNREWLREAWGQNERGEWPADNFLIRGTRFNQGVLLKYMIAAGADSIGDPSQGHMVAIDARAPLYDGGICTRIDCVSLGVVVNRDAQRFYDEGEDFWPKRYAIWGRLVAQQPGQIAWSIIDQKAVGRFMPPVFTGTQANTLGELAQKIGLDEATFVRTVQDYNAACRVGRFDHTALDDCHTEGIAPAKTHWARPLDTAPFYAYPVRPGITFTYLGLKVDETAAVRFGGRPSPNLFVAGEMMAGNVLGKGYTAGVGMSIGTAFGRIAGTQAAKAAKNHSKNSPETALAAAH; encoded by the coding sequence GCCGCGCTGTGCGCCGCGCTGATGGCGCGCGAGGCCGGCGCTTCGGTGCTGCTGCTGGAAGCCTCGCCGAAAGAATGGCGCGGCGGCAATTCGCAGCACACCCGCAACCTGCGCTGCATGCACGACGCCCCGCAGGACGTGCTGGTCGATGCCTACCCTGAAGAGGAGTACTGGCAAGACCTCTTGAAGGTGACCGGCGGCCTCACCGACGAGCATCTCGCGCGCCTGGTGATCCGCGCCTCCTCGAACTGCCGCGACTGGATGCGCAGCCACGGGGTGCACTTCCAGCCGCCGCTGTCGGGCGCACTGCACGTGGCGCGCACCAACGCCTTCTTCATGGGCGGCGGCAAGGCGCTGGTGAACGCCTATTTCCGCAGCGCCGAAAAGCTCGGCGTGCAGATCCGCTACGACACACCCGTGGCCTCGGTCGAGCTCGAGGGCGACCGCTTCGTGGCCGTGCGCACCGAGGCCGGCGAACGCATCGAGGCGAAGAGCTGCGTTCTCGCCTCGGGCGGCTTCGAATCGAACCGCGAATGGCTGCGCGAAGCGTGGGGCCAGAACGAGCGCGGCGAATGGCCGGCCGACAACTTCCTCATCCGCGGCACGCGCTTCAACCAGGGCGTGCTGCTGAAGTACATGATCGCCGCGGGCGCCGACAGCATCGGCGATCCGTCGCAGGGCCACATGGTGGCCATCGATGCGCGCGCGCCCTTGTACGACGGGGGCATCTGCACGCGCATCGATTGCGTGTCGCTCGGCGTGGTGGTCAACCGCGATGCGCAGCGCTTCTACGACGAAGGCGAAGACTTCTGGCCCAAGCGCTACGCGATCTGGGGCCGGCTCGTGGCGCAGCAGCCAGGGCAGATCGCCTGGTCGATCATCGACCAGAAGGCGGTCGGCCGATTCATGCCGCCGGTGTTCACCGGCACGCAGGCCAACACGCTCGGCGAGCTCGCGCAGAAGATCGGCCTCGACGAAGCCACGTTCGTGCGCACCGTGCAGGACTACAACGCTGCATGCCGCGTCGGCCGCTTCGACCACACGGCCCTCGACGACTGCCACACCGAAGGCATTGCGCCCGCCAAGACGCACTGGGCGCGCCCGCTCGACACCGCGCCCTTCTACGCCTACCCCGTGCGCCCCGGCATCACCTTCACTTACCTCGGCTTGAAGGTAGACGAGACCGCGGCCGTGCGCTTTGGCGGACGCCCGAGCCCCAACCTCTTCGTGGCCGGCGAAATGATGGCCGGCAATGTGCTGGGCAAGGGCTACACGGCCGGCGTCGGCATGAGCATCGGCACGGCCTTCGGCCGCATCGCCGGCACGCAGGCAGCGAAGGCCGCCAAGAACCATTCGAAGAATTCCCCGGAGA